DNA from Pseudomonadota bacterium:
TGAAGTTCCACATTATCTTATCAGCTACTTTCGGATCTTTTAAATCAATATTGGGAAAAGGATAACTATAAATATTGTAGGCTGCGAATTTTCCAGTAGTCTTATCTATTAAATTCCCATCCTTGCTCAAATCAAATTTTCCGGCATTATTTTTGCCCGCTTCAATAAAGCTATCCTGATGCTTGTATTTAAAATTCAAAGTGCCTGGCGTTACAACCCAGTCACCCCTTTCAACAGCCCGGTACATAGCTGGAATAAGCAGATCTTTATATTGAGAGCAGTTAGTCTTGTTGATCATCTTTGGTAAATCCATAGCTTGGACAATGTTACCGGACAAAAGCAGAAAAAATAATGAACATATTAACAACTTGAATTTATATAAAATACTCATTTGCCTCATTTCTTTCTCCCTCCCTTTGTTGTTATGAAAAATATTATCTCCGTCATATAACAGCCCTCTTGAGGAGCTCGTAATTTAATAAGCGTTGTCAGGCAAGACATTAAACAACAAGAGGGCTGTTATATGACGGAGATAGCTTCCTGTACTTTCTCCGTCATGGCATAGCCACTCCACCATCAACGGACTTACCAGTAATAAATAAGCCTTCATCTAAAGCTAAAAGTATTGCTATGCCGATATAATTTTTAACCGAAGCAGTCCGGCTAAGGTGAGTTTCATTAACTACCATTTGAGTCATTTATTTTGGATAATTGAATCACAAATCAAACGCTTTTTTTACCAAGTTTTCCTGTCCGGAAAGCCTTTATATATTTACGGCAATATTTATCTTCAGCATTCAAAACTGAAGATGCAGCCAAGGTTGACATCAATTCCTGATCCCGCACATTCAGCATCACAGCATCCGTACCAAGGCCCATAATCATTGCAAGAAATGTACGATTTACAAGGCTTCTCATCGGCATTCCGAAGGCTACATTTCCAACAATAGTAAAAGTTTTAAACTGTGAAAATCTTTTGCGAAGAATTTGATGTGTATCAATTGTCACCTTACTTGCTCGCCAATCGACTGATACAGTCATAACCAGAGGGTCTATATATACGGCCTCCGGTTTTATCCCCGCCGACACGGCCTGTTCGATAATAATCTCAGCCATAGCTACTCTTCCCTCAGGGTTATCAGGAATACCTTTTTCGTTCATACATAAACCGACGATACCGCAATTGAGTTCTGCCGCAAGGGGTAGTAGTCTGCCGAGGCTTTCTTTTTCAGCGGTAACCGAACTTAAGATCAGTTTGGAACCCTGATAAACTTTGACTGCCTTATGCAAGGTTTCAGGATTTGCGCTATCTAAAACAAGCGGAATACCAACAGCACTCTGGACAGTCTTGATAAGCCATGATAAATTTTCTTCTTCATCACCTCCGCTTAATCCGCCTGCATTTACATCAAGCATCGTTGCCCCGCATTCCACCTGACGTTTGGCCAAGGATTTAATAAATTCTTCATTATGAGTTTCAATAGCATCTCTAACCACAGGCACACTAGCATTAAGAGATTCACCGATAATAAGCATAGGTTCTTCCTTGTTGATATTATGTATTTTCTATTGGATTCCCCACCCTGCAAAAAATCCCCTTCTGACTGCTTCTCCAATTAGTCCTACACTTACACAATCACCTATGGGGATTGCTGTGATATACTTATCACAAATACTTTTAGACAACTTGCTCTCAGGCTTCATCCCAAAAGCCAGGACCACGATATCAGCTGCAATTTCAGTTCTTTTTCCTTCATGATCGACAACCTTTACGCCAGTTTCAGATATTTCCGAAACGCTGTGACTGGTCAGCACACTGATATTATGGTTCCTGAATGCTTCATTTATACAAATCTTGCTGGCCAGAAAAACATTTGGAGCACATTCAGGCAGCATTTCTACTATGGTTACATTATTGCCTTTCATTGCCATGTCTATGGCGCACTCGCATCCGGTAGAACCTCCACCGGCTATTATAATATTTTCCCCCATGACTTGCTTATTATCCAAATGGGCATCTATGATAGTCATGGCCTTTGGAGAATCAATGCCTTTGATATTTGGCATGAACGGTTTGGCTCCAACTGCAACTATGATAGTATCTGCACTTTCGAGTTCGGGAGAATCGGCATTTATCTCTTTGTTCAAGTGTACAACAACATCCAGCTTGCTCATCTGCAAAATCAAATACTCCAGGTATGCCTTCAGTGGGCTTTTGAATGAAGGTTCGGATGCTGACAGAAGCTGACCACCCAGGTATTGATTCTTTTCATAGAGATTTACATTATGGCCTTTTAGTGCTGCAACTCTTGCTGCTTCCATTCCGCCGGGTCCGCCACCAATCACGACTACATTCTTTGGATTATCAGTTAGGGTAACTTGGTATTCTTTTTCAGATCCGCAGGCTGCATTTATTGAACATGATGTTAAACGCCCGGTTAAGGGTTTTACCAGGCAGTATTCATTACAGCGAATACATGGGCGAAGTTCGTCTCTTTTTCCGTAAAGTAATTTATTGCCCCATTCAGGTTCGGCCAGTAACCCACGTCCCAACATTATGAAATCGGTTTTGCCTTGCTTTACCGCTTCCACGGCAGTTTCAGGAGTGTAGTTTCCCGCATTCAGGACAGGTTTACTTGTGGCTTTTTTTGCTTCTGCTGCGTATTCCGCTAAACATGCATCACCCATGTATGGTGTTGGAAAACACCAATTGTGGGCTTCGTAACAGCCTGCATCAATATCAAAAGCATCTATACCGGCTGTATCCAGGTACTCAATGATTTCCAGTCCTTCCTTTATTGTTCTGCCGCCTTCAAGTTTGTGATCAATTGCCATCCTGTATAATACAGGGAAATCCGTACCGACGTTTTTTCTAATCTCTTCTATTACTTCAGAAGAAAATCTCATTCTGTTTTCAAAGCTTCCCCCATACTGATCCGTACGCCTGTTCCAGACCGGTGTCATAAACTGATCAAGTAAATATCCTATATGCGCGTGAATTTCTACAGCATCACACCCTGATATTTTGGCTCTTAATGCTGCTCTGCCAAAACATTTAACTATATCTTTAATTTCTTCAGTCGTTAATTCCCTGGTTGTCAGGTCACTACACCAAAATGCCGGATTGCAAGATGCGGATACCAATGGTTCTTCATTTACCGGCGGTGCGTTTCTGCCAAGTCCTGCCGATAACTGCAGGCAAACAGCAGTACCATGTGCTTTTACTCTGTCTGCAAGAAGTGCCCATTTTTTGGTTTGTTCATCAGTATCCGATGTTGTCAGGTATCTTAAAAAAGGATCTGTTCTGTTTGTAACAACCTGAAAACCTATGATTAGCATGCCTGCACCACCCTTGGCACGCTCTTCAAAATAATCCATTTCTCTGGTAGAAAAGCCCCCATCCGGTCGTCCCAAATTCGTACCTATTGGTGCCATAACCAACCGGTTTTTGATGCCAAGATTTCCAATGTAGGTTCTTTCAAATAAACTTGAGTATTTATTGTCAATGTCCATAAATTCCCCTTTTATCCTCATAATCGTTATCTCTTACGATATTACTTTTGTGATACAGCATGTTCGATGGCAGTATACCCGGAGGTAGTCGACATACTGCAACCACCTAAAAGACCGAAGCCCATTGGAGTTCTGCCCTCACCGATACTTCCACCGGCTGTGAAAAATGCGGCGTATAGCCCGGAAATAGGCTTTGCATCTATATCCAATACCTGCATGTGACGATTCGTCCTCAAGCCACAGCCGACAGGCCCCATGCTGCCGCCTGCTTTCAGCCCATAAAACGGAGCTTGCTTTATCGGTATCAGAAAGCGTTCAGGTGTTTCGAATTCAGGGTCCTCGCCGGCATCACAATATCCATTCCATTTCTCTACTGCCTGCTTGAAAAGAACCTTATCCAGGCCTAACTTTACAGCTAACTCCTCAAGTGTATCGGCCACTCTTATTGCTCCCAAATCAATCGATTCTTTCACAGCCTCCCGCCAATCATCCGGGCAAAGCAGATTGTTTCTGGTAACTGTATTCAGGCCAGGAATATCCGGTGTGATGGGGCGTTTGCAGGATAGCCCCAATGGGACATCGTCCTGGATCTTCCATATATTTTCTTCGTATTTGTTATCAAAAATAACATACGCCCTTCCACCAGGTTGTGCTCCCATTGCGGGCGGCCTTAACATGTATTGGCTTAAGTTATTATCCATCATCATAAATCTTTCGCACGCTTTG
Protein-coding regions in this window:
- a CDS encoding dihydropteroate synthase, yielding MLIIGESLNASVPVVRDAIETHNEEFIKSLAKRQVECGATMLDVNAGGLSGGDEEENLSWLIKTVQSAVGIPLVLDSANPETLHKAVKVYQGSKLILSSVTAEKESLGRLLPLAAELNCGIVGLCMNEKGIPDNPEGRVAMAEIIIEQAVSAGIKPEAVYIDPLVMTVSVDWRASKVTIDTHQILRKRFSQFKTFTIVGNVAFGMPMRSLVNRTFLAMIMGLGTDAVMLNVRDQELMSTLAASSVLNAEDKYCRKYIKAFRTGKLGKKSV
- a CDS encoding NAD(P)/FAD-dependent oxidoreductase, which translates into the protein MDIDNKYSSLFERTYIGNLGIKNRLVMAPIGTNLGRPDGGFSTREMDYFEERAKGGAGMLIIGFQVVTNRTDPFLRYLTTSDTDEQTKKWALLADRVKAHGTAVCLQLSAGLGRNAPPVNEEPLVSASCNPAFWCSDLTTRELTTEEIKDIVKCFGRAALRAKISGCDAVEIHAHIGYLLDQFMTPVWNRRTDQYGGSFENRMRFSSEVIEEIRKNVGTDFPVLYRMAIDHKLEGGRTIKEGLEIIEYLDTAGIDAFDIDAGCYEAHNWCFPTPYMGDACLAEYAAEAKKATSKPVLNAGNYTPETAVEAVKQGKTDFIMLGRGLLAEPEWGNKLLYGKRDELRPCIRCNEYCLVKPLTGRLTSCSINAACGSEKEYQVTLTDNPKNVVVIGGGPGGMEAARVAALKGHNVNLYEKNQYLGGQLLSASEPSFKSPLKAYLEYLILQMSKLDVVVHLNKEINADSPELESADTIIVAVGAKPFMPNIKGIDSPKAMTIIDAHLDNKQVMGENIIIAGGGSTGCECAIDMAMKGNNVTIVEMLPECAPNVFLASKICINEAFRNHNISVLTSHSVSEISETGVKVVDHEGKRTEIAADIVVLAFGMKPESKLSKSICDKYITAIPIGDCVSVGLIGEAVRRGFFAGWGIQ